Below is a window of Humulus lupulus chromosome 9, drHumLupu1.1, whole genome shotgun sequence DNA.
TCAGATACCAACGGTCATaaattcttctctttgtacttcCAATATATCAAATATATCATAAATGCTTCTCTTTGTACTTCCAATAGATCCCTGATTTTCTTCCACCCTCTTCATCAAAAGTTTCTGATAAGCAGAAGCCTCACATCTTATAAGTCTCTCAATCTTCTCAGGCAACTCATTTTCAACCTGCCAAAAAAATTAAGAGTTTTTGTGGTCAAACAAGATAATTGACTTCCTAAACTCCGAAATTTAAGTCCAATAACTTATTGAGTACAAACTTGCAATTGAAAACAATAATATTCTCATAATAGTTGTCTGCTACATATTACAGAAATACCAAAATGCAATGCTACGTAACAAGTCAAACCTAATAGCTAGGTGAAAACACCACCTAAAGTATCAAAAACTTCTTTCCCAAAAGAAGCATGCTTCAAATCTATTGATAAATAAGACCAATTCATTGATAACCACTAACTAGGTAAGGACCGTAAGGTCTTAACTATAGTTTAAACTATATTATACAACTCTATGCTAATTAAAgttacaaaggaatgtgtagatTATAAAGTTGGAAATTGTACTGCTACACAAAAGAAGTTTAATAGTGCCCATAACTCATCAAGATTGTTCTGCATAATAGAGGAAAGATAGATTTTTTCAGCATCACTTAACTCCcataagaaaaaataataataatataattattatgatTCCTTTTTTTAATCAAAACATTAGTGCTCCTAtaattaatagaaaaaaaaatacaagaggtATGGGAGTACAAGAACCTTAATACCCATATATAatcaaacaaaaagaaaacaaaatataaagTCCCTAGAACACAGAACACAGAACTTTATGTATAAGAATATTTACACAAAGCATTGCCAATCTCTACATAAATCCGAAAAAGGCACATTCTTAAACGGTAGTAATAAAAACCAACATCATCATTATCCTtatcataataaataaataaataaagaacagtAATAAAAATGGTGAACATTGTTATCAACTTATCATCGTCACCACAATAATAATAACTAGAAGAGTAAAGAAATCTTCTGCCTTGACATCCTTTGGATCCTTGCAAAACTTCCCATTCACAAACACTGCTCAAAAGAAACAATGTTCATTATTAATAATAGATAGAGACAAGTAATATGAAAAGTTTATAAAAGTTCAAGCAGGTAATGTAAAAAAAATGTATACGTACAAGCTTTGTGGGGTTCATCTACTGCCACACAAAAGTCTTGGAGAGGGCTTAGGTCATAGGCAGAGGCAATGGAAGTTGCCAAAGCCAAGACAACAAGTGAAAGAAGGAAATGAACATCTTTCATGCTTAGTAACTATATGCTATAAAAATCTCTTCAAGTTTTGTTTTTGGTTGCTTGAGAGATTGTTGAGAAATCTTGCACTAGAACTCGTCTTTTTATAGATGGGAGTTTCTGTACTAGGCAATCATACTTCATGAAGTGAAAAGAGTTTTGGTTTGTTTTTTCCTCGTGAAAGAGTTGGTAAATTTTTGGTCAATAATGGTTTTGTTACTGATATTGTGAGGAAATCGACATGTAACTTCAACTGGTCTTTGCCTCTAGAAGGGAACTTTCAACTTGATTTGGTGATTTTGAGCATATCACACAATGCCTGAATTTCTTTTCTAAATTTCTTTTTAATTGATTGTTTTTACTTGTTAATACTTGATTGCCCTTTCTTCTGATCTCTGTTAATGGTCATGTCATATCAGAGAACTCTTGAGTTTAAGTTGGAGATTTAGGCACCATTATTACTAAAGAAAATCCTTATTGGGCAAGTTTTATCTTAAAGTTGGATTTTACGTttgtttcttattattattttaataatatgttTAGTTAGATATCAAAGCTTAATGGACTAGGTATAACACAAAAGGGCATTTGGTATAGTTTTTCTATTATGTAAATCAAAAGAAAGCTTTTGCTCAAGCTCACTTAATCTTCAAATGTGAATAAGACTTGGTCTCTGATTTGAACAAATTATCATGCAAGTAATTGTAAAATCTCTTCAAACGTATGAAAAATCCACTCTTTAACCTTTGAAGGAGTGGTTTGTTATAAATCtatggatatatatataaaaaaaaataacatgtctCACTTTTATATAACAAGGCATTTCCATATTCATTCTCTTCTCTCTTTGTTGGTTTTATTTGTGTTTGTTAAAAATAACACTTCTATAGAGCACACTTGACTAAATACAAAATTATTTTCTACTGCATGAGATTTTCTTTTTATTCATCCAATAATATGTATGCTTTGCATACTCATTTTTGGAGCTGTTCTTCAAGACtaacatatttttggtatttctGATGCATTAGTACACTacaaaaaaaatgaatatatagAGGTTTTACTGTAACTAACTgcagagttaaaaaaaaaaagaagtacaATCTTATTCAGTGGGTGGGCTAGTAATACTACAGGAAAATGATACTAGCATAAACAAAAGATCATATGGACTAAATTTGAAAAACATTATTAAAAAATTGAGAATAAAATACTCAAATGAGGAAAAAATTTACATCAGAAGAAGTTTCAATTTGACACGTTCTTTTAAAAATACTTGAAGCAGTCCAAGGCAATAATTAATATTTGACAGACCAAGCAATCGATCATAGCATATATAGAAAGTGCTGCACCAGATACATTTCATAGCATATAACAGTCACATCATCTTCTAGAGATCAATTTGGGAAAATATGACACTTATCTAAATGAAAGCTCCTCTAACTACCTTATTTGAATATGAACCAGTTGAGACTTTTATCCACAGGAAAATGATGGTTGTTTATTCAATGcagataaatataataaatagatAAAAAGCAAGATTTGTAATGAAGATAGAGAGATTTCATGGCCTGCaactattaaaaaattaaatattttattactatatatatatatctaatcaTGTCTAGATCTAGAAGTAGTAAATTTGCATATGTAAGCAAATCATGGTTGGAATGAGAGAACCTGTAGTTGAATATGCTAAATGCCACTTCTTTAATTTTTTTGCTACAACTTAATTAGCCTCAAAGGGTATCCTCAACCAGTCCAAGTTTTCGTATGAAGGAAATAACTATTATAGCTCATCTTTTGTTGGTCCTAAATGACATTTTAAGAACAACTTAACTAATTTAGCACATTTTTTTTAGAGAATAAATGTAGTAAAATGGCCAGAAAAACTAATGAGATGGTAGAAAAGCACTGTTTGTGTGTTGACAAAAAAAGGGTTGTTTTCAATTTTATGTGTTAGTTAGGATATGTGAAAATTCTATAGAGTGCTCCCCAAGCAAGACATGGAATTGTTTCTACTTAACAGAAGTCTTGTTTTCACATCTAAATTCTAAAGGCAGGTAATATCTTATTTATtacaaataaaatcaaacaagtgGCTAAAAATGCACTTAAAGCTAAGTAATACTACTAGAGAGAAAGATGACCACTTCCTTGCAATTGGTCATTGAATGAAGCAAAAAAGATTGATGATCAAATTAAATGAAATAAACTTCTTCGCAGTGGTTGAAGAATGATTCTTTGTTTCATTATTAAATAGATAACAACCGAAGACTACATTTTTCCAAGTCTTACTCGCTGCTTCGATTAGAAAACATGGACTAGTTAGGTTCAGGTTAGAGAGAATCACACTATAAATAGACTTGGTTTCATGCCAGTTTAAATTACAATAGCTCTCACTTGTGACTACAGAAACTGTTAGATTAAAGAGAGCTTAACcagtttaccaaaaaaaaaaatgaagagtgCTCATTTCCTTCTCATACTTGCCATATTTACTTTGGCATCTTCCATTGCCTCTGCCTATGATCCTAGTCCTCTTCAGGACTTCTGTGTGGAAGTAGATGAACCCCACAAAGCTTGTATGTATACATTCTTTTTTTTACATTACCTGCTAGCACAGCACTTTTATATAATTTTCATTTGTAACTATTTTTAATTACTAGCATCTATCTGTTACTAATGAACATTACTCATTTTGAGAAGTGTTTGTGAATGGGAAGTTTTGCAAGGATCCAAAGGAAGTCAATGCGGATGATTTCTTCACTTCAGGGCTCAACATTGCAGGAAACACTGATAATCCAGTTGGTTCCAAAGTAATAGCTGTTGATACAAGTGTGACTTGTAAAAGAATATACAAGTATGTATGCATATATTTGTTGTGTTGATTTTAACTTTTTTAAAAGAGCATGTCAACATCTGACCTTTTTCTTGttttataatgttgattaaaatgaataggttaatattttgattggttttaaagcattggattggtatctaattgcaagaggtatgttgcatttgatttagtttttaaaaaattcaatattttacaattttgaatgataactgTACTACTTTAGtcgagtttgaatatcttagatattcatccgtagtgaagtaggttctgggaattctgtgtgctTTGGTGATAacagaagattgagaacttgcatgtcttagtgaagtaggttctgagaattttgtgtgctgcgatgatatatggatgaaaacctgtgtgttgtttgatttgtttgacatattGGTGTTGATTgggacagatggctaggctagtaaattaggggatatgctgtccgattttctatagatttttatgtacttagttttgttttgtatgtttattttattttattttcttaattttaattttttattaaaacaaataggcGCAATATGGACAAAGAATGGATGTCAGCTGATAGGATGTCAGtagaatatataaaaggggtcgatgagtttcttaaatttagtttggatcatgccaaagatccaaactattttttttgtccttgtagtaagtgtggaaatatgaaaaagatgactgcCACAATAATAAAAGAGCACTTATATTTCCACgggatagacaaaagttataaaatatggtattggcatggTGAAGAGCTTCATGTTACTCTGGACCCTCCTATGATGAATGAAGATCGGAATTATAGGCAACTGGATCGTGAGGATaatttagatgaaatgattgacgatgcATATTATGAATCAGAAGTAGATCCCGTTAAGTTTGAAAATCTTCTTAATGACGCTGAAAGCCGATTTACTCTGGTTGCACTAACTTTTCAATGTTGTCAGCCCTTCTTAGATTGTACAATATAAAAGCCAAAAATGGATGGAGTGTAAGAGTTTCACGGAATTGTTAGTTTTTTTGAAAGATTTACTGCCTGAAGAAAACAAGATGCCTGTATCATTTTACGAGGCTAAGAAAACTATGTGCTCAATAGgcttgcaatatgaaaaaatacatgcttgtcctaatgaTTGCGTATTATATCGGAGTAGCCTTGTAGATGCGAattcgtgtcctacttgtggtgtgtCCAGGTggaaaaataaaaggaatttaGAGGAAGTTAAGGAAGGAGTACCAGCAAAAGTTTTGGggtatattcctccaattcctcgTTTGATTCGATTTTATCGAAATGTTGATCATGCTAAGAATTTGACTTGGCATGCAAATGAGAGAATAAAGGACGATAGACTTAGACATCCTGCTGACTCACCAGTGTGGAAGATAGTGGATTTTGAATGGCCTTCATTTGCCAATGAACCTAGAAATATTCGTCTAGCTCTTTCTACGGATGGAATTAATCCTCATACTTCTCTcagtagtaagtatagttgttggcctgttatgctagtCATATATAATTTACCGCCATGGCTTTGTATGAAAAGGAAGTTTACCTTACTGACCTTGCTGATAtctggacctaaacaacctggtaacaATATTGATGTCTACTTAGCTCCCCTAattgatgacttgaaaactttatgGAATGAAGGAGTTAGGGCTTATGATGCATACCGAAAAGAAGAATTTACCCTTCgagcggtgttgttatggacaATCAACGACTTCCccgcttatggaaatttagcTGGTTACAGTGTAaaaggatacaaagcttgtcctatttGTGAGGAGAAGACTTTCTCTCAATATTTGAAACATTCCCGCAAGGTGTACTATATGGGACATAGCAAATTCTTGCCCCGGAGACATTATTTTAGAACTTGGAAAAATGCATTCAATGGTGAACAAGAGTTTGGTTTGGCTCCAGTTCCTTTGACTGGGAATCAAGTACTTAATAAAGTATCTGTAATTCAGTTTAAAGTAGGAAAACCTATTGTTTGTCCaattaagaagaagaagggtcGTGGAAAGAGTGTTGGCAAGGATAAGACTGAAGTTAGTTTGACTAGTGCGGATGAGTCTATAAGTCCTTGGAagaaaaaatcaattttctttgagCTTGAATATTGGGAAAAGTTACTTTTGCGACATAATTTAGATGtcatgcacattgagaaaaatgtgtgtgatagtctaatAGGAACTTTGTTAAATATTCCAAGTAAAAGTAAGGACGGTATTAAAGCTCGGAAAAACTTGGCTGCATTGGGCTTGCGAAAAAACCTACATCCAAAAGCTAGCCCTAATAGAACATTTTTACCGGCAGTTTGTTACACACTCACTAAGGATGAGAAAAAAGAACTTTGCAATTGTCTATACAATATTAAAGTTCCAGAAGGGTATTCTTCAAACATAAGAACGTTGGTGGATATGAAGAATTTGAATTTGGTCAGCATGAattctcatgattgtcatgtccTATTCCAACACATTCTACCTATGGCTATTCGTGGTGTGCTACCTAGAAAGGTTCGAGAAATAATCACACGGATGTGTTTGTTTTTCAAGTATTTCTGTTGTAAGACGATTGACGTTTCAACGTTAGACAATTTACAAGTGGAGATTGCTATAATCTTGTGTTACTTAGAGCGATTCTTCCCACcttctttttttgacataatggtgcATCTTACAGTCCATTTGGTTAGAGAGATTAAACTATGCGAAcctgtttatttaagatggatgtatccctttgagcgatacatgaagattcttaagagttatgttagaaatagaagtagacccgAAGAATGTATTGTtgaatgctatattgcagaagaaGCCATTGAATTTTGTTCAGAATACTTGCATGGTGTGACAAGCGTGCGCGATCAATCTACATTAAATAAAAGTAATGGTGGTTATGGTGGAAAAGGTGGTGTTATATGCTCAATAACTCAAGATGAAAGACATGAAGCACGCTGTCTTGTATTGCAAAACATTGATGAGATTCAACCTTACATCGAGTAAGTTATCTTGCACAGTATGATATCATAAAACATTATTGTGATATTTGTATTGATTCATACTAATTTTGCATACATTTATGAAGGAATCATTTTGTTTGGCTTCGGAAAAAATATCCATCTAAGTCAAAGAACCAAAAATGGATCCAAGATGAACACTATCGTACGTTTAGTACTTCGTTAGAGAACAAGGTATTGATTTgagtaaataattttaaatcttttgttttgattccatgacatgttattaattattatttcatgTTTTTTAACAAAGGTTGCAATTGAAGTGACCCACACGTTGTGTCATGTGTCGGACAtagttaagtggatttctcgTGGTCCTTCTCTGAATGTGTTTAAGTACCCATCATACATCGTCAACAGTACTCAATTCAATACTTTGGAATGAGATAATGTAAgaaccacacagaatagtggagtttGTATTGTAGCAAAAACTGTGCAAATCTCTAGTTCAAAGGACAAAAATCCTGTAGagtgtgatatgacattttatggagtAATCCAAGAAATTTGGGAATTAGATTATACTACAACTAGAGTGTCGGTCTTCttatgtgattgggtgaaaagtgacaaggGAGTAAAGGTTGATGATTTAGGTTTTACTTCAGTTGATTTaaatcgaattgggcacaaaAATGATCGTTTCATAATAGCAACACAAGCCAAACTAgttttttatgtgaatgatccatcAGACAAGCAATGGTCAGTCGTGGTTCCTACTCAACCGATAGATTGGAGAGACAAAGAGAATGATGTACATGACTTACCACTCCTTCAACAACCTGTCACAATTCCCGAACCACAGCTTACCGAATACCCTATTGATGATGGTGTATATGACGATGATATTTGTTTGCGTTTTGATGGTGACGGTGTATGGGTTGATCATATACTGTGATAAATGTTgacttgttttttcttcttctgaaGGTTGGATTTgttcattttatatttaattttcctATCATATTGACGATTGTCTATTAACATTGTTTATAATCGTTTCCTTTTCAGATATTTCCATGGCTGATCCAGGAGGTTTTGATGATGATTGTCCACTTCCTGGACTTGATGATGATTGTCCACTTCctggacttgaaaataatgttgGTCAGGAGGAGAATGATGACACTGCTATAGTGCATGTGAAATCTGTTAGGGGACTATGTACCATGCCCGACATAGCCAAGATGCGAAGTGAAGGTGCTAAGGTACCTATCAAGTTCAATGAATATGGACAAGTGATTGGTACAATGAGATCAAAATTGGGATCAATGATCGGATCAACTATCAAGAGGTGTGCTTCAATCACACACGCAAGCTGGGATAAAGTCCCTAAATCAGACAAAGAAAATTTTTGGGAAATCATTAAGGTATTTTCTCTATCACTATAATATATGTTGTTTGTATTTTTAATGTAGACTAACGATATGTATTGTTTTCAATTGTAGGCTACATTTGACATAGACCATaaatcaaaaagaaaaattatgtcaAGGGCGACAAAACGATGGAGATCATTCAAATCCCATCTGACTAAGGTATGCATCTATGATGTACTTGATGCAAATCCGACCATCAAGACGTTCAATATGCCAAGAGGTTACTCACAGTTGATCACTAAAACAGAATGGGATGAGTTCTGTGTTTCACGCATGACTGATGAttggaagaaaataagaaaaatacatcaagatcgtcgaaaaaaaataaacacaacCATCATATGTCACGAGGtgggtatttgttggcactgGAAAGGCTGCAACAAAATTTTTTTGGACTCGAGGTGTCTGAAATCGACAGGTCACAGTTGTGGTTGGCgggacattctaacaaaaagggtGAGCCGGTTGGTACCGAGGCAACAAGCGTAGCTCGCAACATAGTAAGTGTACTACATTTTATATGATTGGATTACTTATTTTTAATGAGAATAACTATATTTCTATATTTTGTTTGTAGGAGCACTATACTAAGCTCATGAGTGAAGGAAAATTTGAACCTGATGGGTCTAAGGATGTGCTTACTATGGCATTAGGCACCCCTGAGAGCAGAGGGTGAGTGAGGGGTATTGGGCTTGGTGTAACGCCTAGCCAATTCTGGAAAACCCCACTATCCAGtaagaaaaagggaaaagaatTTGAGGCTTCCTCAGTTGAGGCTCGATTTGCAATGATGGAAGAAAAATACCGTCAACAAGAAGAAATAATGAAACAACAACAGGAAATGATCAAAAGACAAGAGGAAATGATGCGACAGTTTATGGAACAGATGAAAGGACAACATAATGGCTTTGGAGGATCTTCTCATGCGTCAGTGCCAAACTATGGATCACCCATAGATCAGGTGACACCATCTCATCATGCATCACCGAAATCGCAGCATCAACCTCTAGCACCCCCGCCCCCACAACCAGAAGAGGCACCTGTGTTTATCCCCACTCCTGGATCAAATCAGGTATAGCTTTAtctttttaaaatctaaatttGTGAACTTgtataacatatttatacatatctaaATATGTTCAGGATAAAATGATTGAATGCAAATTTGCATTAGGCTCTAT
It encodes the following:
- the LOC133802556 gene encoding germin-like protein subfamily 1 member 7; the encoded protein is MKSAHFLLILAIFTLASSIASAYDPSPLQDFCVEVDEPHKALFVNGKFCKDPKEVNADDFFTSGLNIAGNTDNPVGSKVIAVDTSVTCKRIYKLIF
- the LOC133800369 gene encoding uncharacterized protein LOC133800369, which translates into the protein MTATIIKEHLYFHGIDKSYKIWYWHGEELHVTLDPPMMNEDRNYRQLDREDNLDEMIDDAYYESEVDPVKFENLLNDAESRFTLVALTFQCYLLPEENKMPVSFYEAKKTMCSIGLQYEKIHACPNDCVLYRSSLVDANSCPTCGVSRWKNKRNLEEVKEGVPAKVLGYIPPIPRLIRFYRNVDHAKNLTWHANERIKDDRLRHPADSPVWKIVDFEWPSFANEPRNIRLALSTDGINPHTSLSSKYSCWPVMLVIYNLPPWLCMKRKFTLLTLLISGPKQPGNNIDVYLAPLIDDLKTLWNEGVRAYDAYRKEEFTLRAVLLWTINDFPAYGNLAGYSVKGYKACPICEEKTFSQYLKHSRKVYYMGHSKFLPRRHYFRTWKNAFNGEQEFGLAPVPLTGNQVLNKVSVIQFKVGKPIVCPIKKKKGRGKSVGKDKTEVSLTSADESISPWKKKSIFFELEYWEKLLLRHNLDVMHIEKNVCDSLIGTLLNIPSKSKDGIKARKNLAALGLRKNLHPKASPNRTFLPAVCYTLTKDEKKELCNCLYNIKVPEGYSSNIRTLVDMKNLNLVSMNSHDCHVLFQHILPMAIREEAIEFCSEYLHGVTSVRDQSTLNKSNGGYGGKGGVICSITQDERHEARCLVLQNIDEIQPYIENHFVWLRKKYPSKSKNQKWIQDEHYRTFSTSLENKVAIEVTHTLCHVSDIVKWISRGPSLNVFKYPSYIVNSTQFNTLE
- the LOC133800370 gene encoding uncharacterized protein LOC133800370: MMEEKYRQQEEIMKQQQEMIKRQEEMMRQFMEQMKGQHNGFGGSSHASVPNYGSPIDQVTPSHHASPKSQHQPLAPPPPQPEEAPVFIPTPGSNQDKMIECKFALGSITNIVGRGYILVTSSSDIHGENIGEKYRGAIEFADQPDALLVNPIPDSEIYTVKQAIGSLIRWPKSLVIFNGATQK